In a genomic window of Zootoca vivipara chromosome 5, rZooViv1.1, whole genome shotgun sequence:
- the BORCS7 gene encoding BLOC-1-related complex subunit 7: protein MAAPPAASAVDVQARFGHSVKGLLTEKVTSCGTDVIALTKQVLKGSRSAEFLGQAARNMVMQEDAILHSEDSLRKMAIITTHLQYQQEAIQKNVEQSSNLRDQLTHLLK, encoded by the exons ATGGCGGCACCCCCAGCCGCGAGCGCCGTGGACGTTCAGGCTCGATTCGGCCACTCGGTGAAGGGACTGTTGACCGAGAAGGTGACCAGCTGCGGCACGGATGTCATAGCCCTCACCAAACAGGTGCTGAAGGGTTCGCGGAGCGCCGAG TTCTTAGGACAAGCTGCCAGAAACATGGTGATGCAAGAGGATGCCATTCTGCACTCAGAAGAT AGTTTAAGGAAAATGGCCATTATAACTACTCATCTGCAGTACCA GCAAGAAGCTATTCAGAAAAA TGTTGAACAGTCTTCAAATTTGCGCGACCAACTGACTCACCTTCTGAAATGA
- the AS3MT gene encoding arsenite methyltransferase isoform X2 — protein sequence MAAERIYTEVQDYYGKVLKKKEDLKTNACCTVARPLPTFAREALQCVHEEVLAKYYGCGLMIPECIEDCWILDLGCGSGRDCYMLSKMVGENGHVTGVDMTESQVEVAKKHIDYHMNKFGYREPNVNFIQGYMEKLGEAGLKDESYNLVISNCVINLSPDKRAALHEAYRVLKAGGEMYFSDVYANHDLPQEIRNHKVLWGECLGGALWWKDLYKIAEEVGFSPPRLVAASRITIANKELENTVGDCQFVSATFRLFKIPKDGSAQRCEAIYKGGIPGHEKELELDINYRFKQGEVVDVDEETAAILQNSRFSRKFLIHPVGQKVSAPEGYIPGKQKEKLRDPFKLAEQMEPNVPAQNPSGCCGAKSCC from the exons A TGGCTGCGGAGCGGATATATACAGAGGTGCAG GATTACTATGGCAAAgtgttaaagaaaaaagaagacctAAAAACCAATGCCTGTTGTACTGTAGCAAGGCCTTTGCCCACATTCGCCAGAGAAGCCCTACAATGTGTGCATGAGGAGGTTTTggcaaa GTACTATGGTTGTGGCCTGATGATCCCAGAATGCATAGAAGACTGCTGGATTTTGGATTTGGGCTGTGGGAGTGGAAGAGACTGTTATATGCTCAGTAAGATGGTTGGGGAGAATGGACATGTGACCGGGGTGGACATGACTGAATCCCAG GTGGAAGTGGCAAAGAAACATATCGATTATCATATGAACAAATTTGGCTACCGGGAGCCCAATGTAAACTTTATCCAGGGCTACATGGAGAAACTGGGTGAAGCAGGCTTGAAGGACGAAAGCTATAACCTTGTAAT CTCCAACTGTGTGATCAATTTGTCCCCTGATAAAAGAGCTGCGCTGCATGAGGCTTATCGAGTATTAAAG GCAGGCGGGGAGATGTATTTCAGTGACGTCTATGCCAACCATGACCTGCCACAGGAAATCAGGAACCATAAAGTCTTGTGGG GTGAATGCCTAGGGGGAGCCCTGTGGTGGAAGGATCTGTACAAAATTGCTGAGGAAGTTGGATTCTCGCCACCTCGGTTGGTTGCTGCCTCTCGAATAACCATTGCTAACAAGGAGCTGGAAAATACCGTGG GTGACTGCCAATTTGTTTCTGCTACTTTTCGCCTCTTCAAGATCCCCAAGGATGGGTCAGCTCAGCGGTGTGAAGCGATTTACAAAGGAGGGATCCCTGGGCATGAGAAGGAACTAGAGCTTGACATTAACTACAGGTTCAAG CAGGGAGAAGTGGTGGATGTGGATGAGGAGACAGCAGCTATTCTACAGAACTCAAGATTTTCTAGGAAATTCCTGATCCATCCAGTGGGGCAGAAGGTCTCAGCCCCAGAAGGCTATATTCCTGGGAAGCAAAAG
- the AS3MT gene encoding arsenite methyltransferase isoform X1 has protein sequence MAAERIYTEVQDYYGKVLKKKEDLKTNACCTVARPLPTFAREALQCVHEEVLAKYYGCGLMIPECIEDCWILDLGCGSGRDCYMLSKMVGENGHVTGVDMTESQVEVAKKHIDYHMNKFGYREPNVNFIQGYMEKLGEAGLKDESYNLVISNCVINLSPDKRAALHEAYRVLKAGGEMYFSDVYANHDLPQEIRNHKVLWGECLGGALWWKDLYKIAEEVGFSPPRLVAASRITIANKELENTVGDCQFVSATFRLFKIPKDGSAQRCEAIYKGGIPGHEKELELDINYRFKQGEVVDVDEETAAILQNSRFSRKFLIHPVGQKVSAPEGYIPGKQKQEKLRDPFKLAEQMEPNVPAQNPSGCCGAKSCC, from the exons A TGGCTGCGGAGCGGATATATACAGAGGTGCAG GATTACTATGGCAAAgtgttaaagaaaaaagaagacctAAAAACCAATGCCTGTTGTACTGTAGCAAGGCCTTTGCCCACATTCGCCAGAGAAGCCCTACAATGTGTGCATGAGGAGGTTTTggcaaa GTACTATGGTTGTGGCCTGATGATCCCAGAATGCATAGAAGACTGCTGGATTTTGGATTTGGGCTGTGGGAGTGGAAGAGACTGTTATATGCTCAGTAAGATGGTTGGGGAGAATGGACATGTGACCGGGGTGGACATGACTGAATCCCAG GTGGAAGTGGCAAAGAAACATATCGATTATCATATGAACAAATTTGGCTACCGGGAGCCCAATGTAAACTTTATCCAGGGCTACATGGAGAAACTGGGTGAAGCAGGCTTGAAGGACGAAAGCTATAACCTTGTAAT CTCCAACTGTGTGATCAATTTGTCCCCTGATAAAAGAGCTGCGCTGCATGAGGCTTATCGAGTATTAAAG GCAGGCGGGGAGATGTATTTCAGTGACGTCTATGCCAACCATGACCTGCCACAGGAAATCAGGAACCATAAAGTCTTGTGGG GTGAATGCCTAGGGGGAGCCCTGTGGTGGAAGGATCTGTACAAAATTGCTGAGGAAGTTGGATTCTCGCCACCTCGGTTGGTTGCTGCCTCTCGAATAACCATTGCTAACAAGGAGCTGGAAAATACCGTGG GTGACTGCCAATTTGTTTCTGCTACTTTTCGCCTCTTCAAGATCCCCAAGGATGGGTCAGCTCAGCGGTGTGAAGCGATTTACAAAGGAGGGATCCCTGGGCATGAGAAGGAACTAGAGCTTGACATTAACTACAGGTTCAAG CAGGGAGAAGTGGTGGATGTGGATGAGGAGACAGCAGCTATTCTACAGAACTCAAGATTTTCTAGGAAATTCCTGATCCATCCAGTGGGGCAGAAGGTCTCAGCCCCAGAAGGCTATATTCCTGGGAAGCAAAAG